The genomic DNA TTTAAGTATGGGATTTTACTAAAATCGCACCCGGACAATAAGAGGGTAATCCCTGCAATCGATAATAAATATTTACGCATTATTTCCACCTATCTTCATTTTCTAATACAATATTTCTATTTTATCATCAATAAAAAAATGCAGCATCCTTTTTGAATAAAAGAGAATAGAAAAAGCAGCTTCTAATTTTAGAAGCTGCTTCATTATTTATTGAATGGCTGCATCCAATGCAACAACAATCATGTCATTAAAAGTGGTTTGTCTTTCTTCCGCTGTCGTTTCTTCCCCAGTAAGAATATGATCGCTTACCGTTAGAACAGATAAAGCATTACGATCAAATTTGGAAGCTAATGTATATAGAGCAGCTGTTTCCATTTCAATCGCTAAAATTTGGTATTTCGCCCATTTTTCAAGTTCGCTATTATCGTTATAGAACATGTCCGCAGTAAAAACGTTTCCAACCTTTAAGTTCAAACCTTTCTCAACACCTACATCGTATGCACGCTTTAATAAATCAAAGTTCGCAGTAGGAGCATAGTCTACGCCACCAAAAGTTAGTCGATTCATTTGGGAATCTGTTGAAGCACTCATTGCTAAGATTACGTCTCTTACTTTAACATCCTTTTGAATTGCCCCACATGTACCCACTCGAATGAGGTTTTGAACATTATAACTATTCATTAATTCGTTTATGTAAATAGAGATTGATGGAACACCCATACCTGTTCCTTGTACAGATACTCGTTTCCCTTTATATGTTCCTGTAAATCCTAACATTCCTCTAACTTCATTATAACAAGTAGCACCTTCTAAAAAGGTTTCTGCGATATATTTTGCTCGTAAAGGATCTCCTGGAAGAAGAACTGTTTCCGCTATTTCGTTATCTTTTGCGCCGATATGTACACTCATCTGGTTTTCACTCCCGTTTTAGTTTACAGATATAATATTCACCAAATAAAACTATACCATATTTACTCTAAAAATAAAAAACTGCGGAGGATGTCTCCACAGCCTTGTTAAAGTACATGAATTCGACTTATTTTTTTCCAACCTCCTGGCTGAAGTTGGTAGTAACTAGTACCCTGTCTCCCCTCGTCAATATAAATAATATCACCTGTTCCCATATATCGACCTTGATAATCATTTGGAATGCTGTCTTTTACATTAAATATACGAAATACTTCTTCTAAAACTTGCAGATGTGAACCGCCCGTTACATTCATACGATATACTTGTTTATACCCTTTAGTCTGCCTGAATTTGGGTGTTTGAAAGATCATTACTTCATACGTTTTTTTTAATAGCCTGCTCCGTTCCTTTAACAACCTCAAGCCCCCCTTTTTTTATCCACACCCTTTTTGATTAGACTTTGGCACTGTCGAATCCTTCATCAAAAAAACACTTTTTTTGTCGAGATACCTCTTTGACAAAAAAAGTGTGGTAATAAAGTTAAGAATATTGTCTAATAAGGGACTCCAGCTTTGATTTTAAAGTTGGAAGGTCTCTACTATGGATACTAACACTAATATTTGTTTCATCCATTTCAAGAGCTTCTGCTAAAAATCCACCTAATCCTCTTGCTTTCCGGTCAATTTGCAAAGCAAGATCCATTTGCTCATCTGATTGCGGAAAAAATATCACTTCAAGCTCATCTAGTTTGCCTCTAAAGGATCCCGAAACTGCAGCGAATTCAAATTCCTGTGCAAAGGGTAATCGTCTTCTTTTGCGGTATGGAAGCTCTTCACAATCTGCCTCTCTCAATCGAAAACCTAGTTCAGCAACTGTATCTAATACACCTTTCATTAACTGATTAGGGACTACCTTAATATAATCTTTGTCTGTAGGGTCAACAGCATTTTTAATGTCTAATCCCGTTTCTACCCATACTTTTGTTCGTCCAATGCTGATCGGAGTATCAAACGGCACCCTAATAACAAATGGAATTTCTTTTGTCTCGTTTGCACCAATTGTAACTGCTTGAATTAAGCGGAATCTTTCAATATCGCCTTTGACAATATGCTTTTTATCATCTGACTCTTTTAAATAGTTGGTATGTAGATTCAGATAAATATCGTCTATTAGCTGTTCAATCTTTCCACCCTTTATCTGTACAATTCCTCTTATTTCCTCACCTGGAACGAAGACATCTTTTTCAAGCTTCGTATCTACCGTTGCCGATCCAATCCCGATACTTGCAAATACTTTATTAAAAAGTGACATGTTTATTCCTCCCTTTATTCACTGCAAATAAAAAACAAGCTTTGAGTTCATTTATCGTTTCAAAAGGCTTTTCAACTTGAAGTAATCTTTTGATTAATTGATTGGTCTCTGTTGATAATGATAACTCTTCGTCCCATGGTCGTTCCTTTTCACTACCAGTTGTTTCATAATTCGAATATAGTAAAAACAGGAGAAAGTGGCCTAGCTGAAAGTAATCAGCCTGAGGAGATATCTCGCTTTTTAAATCCCTCTTTTTATTGTCAGTATGTGATAACCATTTCGCCAATCCAAAATCAATTACTTTTAAGTCCTCTCCCTCAAGCATTAGATTTGGAATTCTTAAATCTCTATGGACAATCCCTCTTTGATGAAGGTACTCTATTCGTTCTAGAAGCTTTAATCCATATAACAAAGACTCTTCTTCAGTAAACCTCTGTCCTTCGGTAAAGATAAGCTGCTCAAATGTTTTCCCGTGTATAAACTCCATTGTAAAAAAAGGAATCCTTCCCCACATTCCTTCATCAAAAACGGTAGGAAAGGAAGAATGCTGTAAGCTTTTAAGGATCTCAATTTCATACTGATGTATTCGTATTCCCTTTTTAGTGATTCTTTTATGAAATCGAACTAGCTTTAAAACAACCTTTTTTTCTAAGTGGGAATCATAAACAAGATAACTATGGCCATAGCTGCCCATACCTAAAAACTTTTCTATTATATATCGCTCATTGATTTTCTCTCCCACAGCTAATTCCTTATCCATTAGTGAAGAGAAGGCCAAGACAATAGGCTTAAAAATCATCATGTTTTACAACCTTTTTTCATATATGATACTAACTGCTAAAAAAGCTTTTCGAGCTAAAAAAGCTACTTTTATGTTTTCTTTTGTAGTGTGCATGACCGTAATGGCTATGTTTATGCATATTCCGACGCTTGTAATAATCACTTGAACTATACTTTCGGTGATGAGAACTTCCCAATATTGACTTCAGGATTTTTTTTAACATCATTCAGTCCTCCTAATGGTTGATATAAATATATACGTTATTTCAGATGGAAGGTTTCATAGAAAGGTGGCAAAAAATGAATTTTTCTTCTATTCCTTTTTTGGGTCTTCTTCAAGAAAAGATTTCCCAATGGACGCTTCCAAAGAGATATATAGTTTAAAGGAAAAATCTATGTTTAGCGAACAATTAAACATGTTTTCCCCTTCTCCAATTCTTTATGCAAATCAAAAAGAAAAAAACATAGTCGCTCAAATTACAAATAAAACTCATGCATATAACAGAAATAACATCACGAGAACCCAAGCCTATTATGAGTTCTTCATCAGAAATCAAGAGGTTCATTGGTCCTTCCTGGCGCATATCGTGTCCCGTAATGGGGGATATTACATGACCGACTTAAAGAGCTCTTATTTAAAAGACTTTTTGTCTGAACCTCAAATAAATCGCTACTTTTTATTCCTTGAACGATAAAATGCATTCATTTTTCAAGATGCCTTTCCACAATTGCTTCTTTATGAATATAGCAAGAGCATAGGAAAACCGCTCTTCCATCTGCTATCTGCGTTTCATGTATCATCATTTATGCAACCTTTTTGGAACGAATTTTATGTAAAAAAGAATTCAAAGGGAATAACTGTAGCCATGATTATTAATG from Robertmurraya sp. FSL R5-0851 includes the following:
- the deoD gene encoding purine-nucleoside phosphorylase, whose protein sequence is MSVHIGAKDNEIAETVLLPGDPLRAKYIAETFLEGATCYNEVRGMLGFTGTYKGKRVSVQGTGMGVPSISIYINELMNSYNVQNLIRVGTCGAIQKDVKVRDVILAMSASTDSQMNRLTFGGVDYAPTANFDLLKRAYDVGVEKGLNLKVGNVFTADMFYNDNSELEKWAKYQILAIEMETAALYTLASKFDRNALSVLTVSDHILTGEETTAEERQTTFNDMIVVALDAAIQ
- a CDS encoding YodL domain-containing protein; amino-acid sequence: MLKERSRLLKKTYEVMIFQTPKFRQTKGYKQVYRMNVTGGSHLQVLEEVFRIFNVKDSIPNDYQGRYMGTGDIIYIDEGRQGTSYYQLQPGGWKKISRIHVL
- a CDS encoding sporulation protein gives rise to the protein MSLFNKVFASIGIGSATVDTKLEKDVFVPGEEIRGIVQIKGGKIEQLIDDIYLNLHTNYLKESDDKKHIVKGDIERFRLIQAVTIGANETKEIPFVIRVPFDTPISIGRTKVWVETGLDIKNAVDPTDKDYIKVVPNQLMKGVLDTVAELGFRLREADCEELPYRKRRRLPFAQEFEFAAVSGSFRGKLDELEVIFFPQSDEQMDLALQIDRKARGLGGFLAEALEMDETNISVSIHSRDLPTLKSKLESLIRQYS
- a CDS encoding serine/threonine protein kinase; this encodes MMIFKPIVLAFSSLMDKELAVGEKINERYIIEKFLGMGSYGHSYLVYDSHLEKKVVLKLVRFHKRITKKGIRIHQYEIEILKSLQHSSFPTVFDEGMWGRIPFFTMEFIHGKTFEQLIFTEGQRFTEEESLLYGLKLLERIEYLHQRGIVHRDLRIPNLMLEGEDLKVIDFGLAKWLSHTDNKKRDLKSEISPQADYFQLGHFLLFLLYSNYETTGSEKERPWDEELSLSTETNQLIKRLLQVEKPFETINELKACFLFAVNKGRNKHVTF